A region of Nakaseomyces glabratus chromosome E, complete sequence DNA encodes the following proteins:
- the PCL8 gene encoding Pcl8p (CAGL0E05918g~Ortholog(s) have role in negative regulation of glycogen biosynthetic process): protein MTVQEDVDKDDGEGGDSHPDGFSDNFGKDHKGMGFGDYLMYSQEDSLFELPIKTGYNLNFSELNDSLPASNVPQLSQPSKKVRFENDEIEHDGNGSATSVSRDMDGSNGDNEDGVNTSQDDDLELSPKASANGKPREDIENLIQKASVFNEVLGENLAKLNTLSSDGLPSRVMSRMGSEMSTARSDSMSCFALSDSEGDGELMLDSGHSGSDPFTHSNILSQINGEYSEDDGVLLLSPYQSSTMYNNFIDTEIGPASSTERVNEEQFFEISPPENFQAGGNKTSDIVHDNTCVLLSKYQHNNEIFEYSVEDTMHNYTETLDILLRLSENENMISEKADNNENYHYFSMKSAPSISHHDFIQRIQNKCMFGSIIYLGATYLLQILFLTREYNDGPLRLKHKLQQNEVHRVIVGTIRIATKLLEDFVHSHQYICKVCGISKKLMTKLELALIFCLKDNNLLINSEKLSATACILEELKAQESQ from the coding sequence ATGACTGTCCAGGAAGATGTTGATAAGGACGATGGCGAAGGAGGTGATAGCCATCCTGATGGATTCTCAGATAATTTCGGCAAGGACCACAAGGGGATGGGGTTTGGAGACTATCTGATGTATAGTCAGGAGGATAGTCTCTTTGAATTGCCTATCAAGACAGGTTACAACCTAAACTTCTCTGAGCTTAATGATTCGTTACCAGCCTCTAATGTGCCACAGCTGAGCCAACCCTCTAAGAAAGTTCGTTTTGAAAACGATGAAATAGAGCACGATGGTAATGGTTCTGCAACTTCAGTATCAAGGGATATGGACGGTAGTAATGGCGATAATGAGGATGGTGTCAATACTAGTCAAGACGATGATTTAGAGCTATCTCCAAAAGCTTCAGCAAATGGCAAACCAAGAGAAGATATTGAGAATTTAATACAAAAGGCATCTGTTTTTAACGAGGTGCTGGGGGAGAATCTGGCTAAGTTAAATACATTATCATCTGACGGCTTACCGTCCCGTGTAATGAGCAGGATGGGTAGCGAAATGAGTACCGCAAGATCAGACAGTATGTCTTGCTTTGCATTAAGTGATTCGGAAGGCGACGGTGAACTGATGCTCGACTCTGGGCATTCAGGTAGTGATCCTTTTACTCACTCTAACATTTTGAGCCAAATCAACGGAGAATATTCTGAAGATGATggtgttcttcttctttctccaTATCAGTCATCTACAATGTACAATAATTTCATTGATACAGAAATTGGTCCTGCAAGTTCGACTGAAAGGGTTAACGAAGAACagttctttgaaattaGTCCACCAGAGAATTTCCAGGCAGGTGGTAATAAAACGTCTGATATTGTACATGATAATACGTGTGTACTACTCTCAAAGTACCAACATAACAATGAGATATTTGAGTACTCTGTAGAAGACACGATGCATAACTACACAGAAACTCTTGACATTCTTCTGCGATTATCTGAGAACGAAAACATGATTTCTGAAAAGGCAGATAACAATGAGAACTAccattatttttctatGAAAAGTGCTCCATCGATCTCGCATCATGACTTCATACAGCGTATACAAAATAAGTGTATGTTCGGCTCTATTATTTATCTTGGGGCTACGTATCTTTTgcaaatattattcttgaCTAGAGAATACAATGATGGTCCACTCCGATTAAAGCATAAATTGCAACAAAATGAAGTCCATCGAGTGATAGTTGGAACAATTAGAATTGCCACCAAGCTGTTGGAAGATTTTGTTCACTCACACCAGTATATTTGCAAAGTTTGTggtatatcaaaaaaactTATGACAAAGCTAGAACTGGCACTAATATTTTGCTTAAAGGACAATAATCTTCTGATAAACAGCGAAAAACTCTCAGCTACCGCATGCATACTTGAGGAGCTTAAGGCTCAAGAGTCTCAATGA
- the FLC1 gene encoding flavin adenine dinucleotide transporter (CAGL0E05940g~Ortholog(s) have FAD transmembrane transporter activity, calcium channel activity), with the protein MLLSHTLWCVFMLLMRFSNLVEARRKLTATSLVTCMENSQLSARSFDVVFDPDDRSLHYTLDMSTQIDGYIFAYVDVYAYGFKVITKSFDVCSMNWKQFCPVHPGNIQIDSIQYISQEYVNMIPGITYQVPDIDAFVKLYIYNDQNDILACIQVFFSNGKTVSQTGVKWVFAVIAGIGLLLSATLSTFGNSVAASHISANTMSLFLYFQSVAVVAMQHVHSVPPIAAAWSENMAWSMGLIRVSFMQKIFRWYVQSTGGTPTLYLTATTMSVLTQRAIDYVRNLEYVKRAENILYGNQNTLIFRGIKRMGYRMNIENTSIVCTGFTFFVLCGYVLAAFIIVCKYSLELSIRNGWIKADRFQAFRINWKVLLKGAMLRYIYIGFTQLTILSFWEFTERDSGAVIVIACLFLILSIGLMVWASYRTTYFARKSVQKYNNPAALLYGDDYVLDKYGFFYSMFSANFYWWNNILLGYVFIKSLFIGFAQASGKTQALSIFILDLFYFVAIIRYKPYLDRPTNIMNIVICLVTVINSFLFMFFSDLFNQKYAVSAIMGWVFFIMNAAFSFILLMMILAFAYMIAFTKSPDTRFRRANDDRAAFQKKNAAYHGDVLERSGSKMKNSATADLWALGNMAGDHEANWEANANVKKNRLSNIFLGPDEDYDDEEEFANQTFTQRVIRKLSMKRGKSKRSNRPEIERRYSDGTSTNGSSANKSEPKVLEGELSKDEEDINFVNHLVTPRSSYSSGGSPVRRSYIGLEGNSSHDIQARENLMSARDESQRFSDLTDITGPRMDPFRDNNSNTVRYSNGALGPPRDISLDSIPYANQEATNSTDILDQSGKYL; encoded by the coding sequence ATGCTACTTTCTCACACACTATGGTGTGTCTTTATGCTCCTGATGAGGTTTTCTAACCTCGTGGAGGCAAGAAGGAAACTTACAGCTACATCTTTAGTTACTTGTATGGAAAACTCTCAATTATCGGCTAGAAGTTTTGACGTCGTGTTCGACCCAGATGACAGATCCCTACATTACACATTGGATATGTCCACACAGATCGATGGCTACATCTTCGCGTATGTTGATGTATACGCGTACGGTTTCAAAGTTATCACAAAGAGTTTTGACGTCTGTTCCATGAACTGGAAACAATTCTGTCCCGTCCACCCAGGTAACATTCAAATCGATTCTATCCAGTACATTTCGCAAGAGTACGTAAATATGATCCCCGGTATCACTTACCAAGTGCCAGATATTGACGCCTTTGTCAAACTTTACATTTACAATGACCAGAACGATATCTTAGCTTGTATTCAGGTTTTCTTCAGTAACGGTAAGACAGTGTCTCAAACAGGTGTGAAATGGGTCTTTGCCGTCATTGCTGGTATTGGTCTGCTGCTTTCAGCCACTTTGTCTACCTTCGGTAACTCCGTGGCTGCTTCTCACATTTCTGCCAACACTATGTCTTTGTTCTTATACTTTCAATCTGTCGCTGTTGTTGCAATGCAACACGTTCACAGTGTTCCTCCTATTGCTGCAGCCTGGTCAGAAAACATGGCTTGGTCTATGGGTTTGATCAGAGTCAGCTTCATGCAAAAAATCTTTCGTTGGTACGTTCAATCCACAGGTGGTACCCCTACACTTTACTTGACCGCAACAACCATGTCCGTTTTAACCCAAAGGGCCATTGACTATGTGAGGAACTTAGAATATGTTAAACGTGCCGAAAATATCCTATACGGTAATCAAAACACACTTATCTTTAGAGGTATCAAGAGAATGGGTTACAGAATGAACATTGAAAATACATCCATTGTTTGTACAGGTTTTACCTTTTTCGTGTTATGTGGATATGTCTTGGCTGCATTTATCATTGTCTGCAAATACTCCCTTGAATTATCAATCAGAAACGGATGGATTAAGGCTGACAGATTCCAAGCTTTCAGAATTAACTGGAAAGTTCTATTAAAAGGTGCTATGTTAAGATACATCTACATTGGCTTCACTCAGTTGACTATTTTAAGTTTCTGGGAGTTCACCGAAAGAGACTCTGGCGctgttattgttattgcGTGCTTGTTCTTGATCTTATCTATCGGTTTGATGGTATGGGCGTCATACAGAACAACTTACTTCGCCCGCAAGTCTGTCCAGAAATACAACAACCCAGCAGCCTTGCTTTATGGTGATGACTACGTCCTAGACAAATATGGTTTCTTTTACAGTATGTTCAGTGCGAACTTTTACTGGTGGAATAACATCCTATTGGGCTACGTTTTTATTAAGTCATTGTTCATTGGTTTTGCACAAGCATCAGGTAAAACTCAAGCATTGTCCATTTTCATTCTTGATTTGTTTTACTTCGTTGCAATTATAAGATATAAGCCATACTTGGATCGTCCTACAAATATTATGAACATTGTTATCTGCCTTGTTACTGTGATCAACTCATTCTTGTTCATGttcttttctgatttgTTCAACCAAAAATACGCCGTTTCCGCTATTATGGGTTGggttttctttattatgAACGCTGCGTTCTCCTTCATTTTACTAATGATGATCTTAGCCTTTGCATACATGATAGCTTTCACAAAGAGTCCTGATACCAGGTTCAGACGTGCTAATGACGATAGAGCTGCCttccaaaagaagaatGCTGCTTATCACGGCGACGTCCTAGAGAGAAGCGGTAGCAAGATGAAGAACTCTGCCACCGCGGATCTGTGGGCTCTTGGTAACATGGCTGGTGATCATGAAGCTAATTGGGAAGCAAATGCTAACGTCAAGAAAAACAGGCTATCTAATATTTTCCTCGGTCCAGATGAAGattatgatgatgaagaagaatttgcAAACCAAACATTTACTCAACGTGTTATCCGTAAATTGTCTATGAAGCGTGGAAAGAGTAAGAGAAGTAACAGACCGGAGATTGAGAGAAGGTACAGTGATGGTACGTCCACGAACGGTTCTTCGGCTAACAAATCTGAGCCTAAGGTCTTAGAAGGTGAGTTAAgtaaagatgaagaagatatcaaCTTTGTTAATCACCTAGTAACACCCAGATCATCATACTCAAGCGGCGGGTCCCCTGTGAGGAGGTCATACATTGGTCTAGAAGGTAACAGTTCACATGATATACAGGCCAGAGAGAATCTGATGTCTGCTCGTGATGAGTCACAGAGGTTTTCTGACTTAACGGATATCACTGGTCCACGTATGGACCCATTCAGAGACAACAACTCTAACACCGTACGCTACAGCAACGGAGCTCTAGGTCCACCAAGAGACATAAGCTTGGACAGTATACCTTATGCCAACCAGGAGGCAACTAACTCCACAGATATATTGGACCAGTCCGGTAAATACCTGTAG